The following proteins are encoded in a genomic region of Amycolatopsis sulphurea:
- a CDS encoding ASCH domain-containing protein: protein MLDPETHSAYQQTYYHALSKDGVGELIERYYRAFFDSLSEATDTDYAVETYADQQAGPGFRAEFLRTLEHLEDIRWWMAPSHGVVHIRIPCPDCGWAEKRADRTKLAHLDEDGATSTAACFDHGPYEAHIDPEDDQPYLDLATLYRNLVKERALGRDERTLHVMMKGGDWTFGCQLVDGALGALDTPPARMPSRIFTPQVLAPTGAKLSKSLLREHGKDVLPADVEPWMLDTTAWPADVDNYVDALVWLVGELLTDPKHFFRSFTVKELGRLMTARPTEPLVRAHEMGIYKRYFDLIAAGRKTTEIRVNDSSRKKIKEGSLIRFRCQGDEILTRVTRIARYATFDDMFAHETVASVNPLATREDQLANIRQIYPPEREALGVVAIGIELLGPPRTS from the coding sequence GTGCTCGACCCGGAAACACACAGCGCCTACCAGCAGACCTACTACCACGCCCTGAGCAAGGACGGCGTCGGCGAGCTGATCGAGCGCTACTACCGGGCGTTCTTCGACTCACTGTCCGAAGCCACCGACACCGACTATGCGGTGGAGACCTACGCCGACCAGCAAGCCGGCCCCGGCTTCCGAGCCGAGTTCCTGCGCACCCTTGAACACTTGGAAGACATCCGCTGGTGGATGGCGCCCAGCCACGGCGTCGTCCACATCAGGATTCCCTGCCCGGACTGCGGCTGGGCGGAGAAACGCGCCGACCGCACCAAACTCGCCCACCTCGACGAGGACGGCGCCACCTCCACCGCCGCTTGCTTCGACCACGGCCCTTACGAGGCACACATTGACCCCGAAGACGATCAACCTTACCTGGACCTGGCCACGCTCTATCGGAACCTGGTCAAGGAACGCGCGCTGGGCCGTGACGAGCGCACGCTGCACGTGATGATGAAAGGCGGCGACTGGACTTTCGGCTGCCAGCTCGTCGACGGCGCCCTCGGCGCCCTGGACACGCCGCCGGCGCGGATGCCATCGAGGATCTTCACGCCCCAGGTGCTGGCCCCGACCGGGGCGAAACTGTCCAAGTCGTTGTTACGCGAGCACGGCAAGGACGTCCTGCCCGCCGATGTCGAGCCCTGGATGCTCGACACCACCGCCTGGCCCGCCGACGTCGACAACTACGTCGACGCGCTGGTCTGGCTGGTCGGCGAACTGCTCACTGACCCCAAGCACTTCTTCCGCTCGTTCACCGTCAAGGAACTAGGCAGGCTCATGACCGCACGCCCCACCGAGCCCCTGGTGCGCGCCCACGAAATGGGCATCTACAAGCGCTACTTCGACCTCATCGCCGCCGGCCGCAAGACCACCGAGATCCGGGTCAACGACTCCAGCCGCAAAAAGATCAAGGAAGGCTCGCTGATCCGGTTCCGCTGCCAGGGGGACGAAATCCTCACCCGCGTCACGCGCATCGCCCGCTACGCCACCTTTGACGACATGTTCGCCCACGAGACCGTCGCTTCGGTCAACCCGCTGGCCACCCGCGAGGACCAGCTCGCGAACATCCGCCAGATCTATCCCCCCGAGCGCGAAGCCCTCGGCGTTGTCGCCATCGGCATCGAGCTCCTCGGCCCGCCCCGGACATCCTGA
- a CDS encoding sigma-70 family RNA polymerase sigma factor, translated as MSIGRGSDDERITALALAGGRGDRAALERWVRETQADVWRFLAHRTSPAEADDLTQETYLRAFGSLPRFAARSSSRTWLLSIARRVVVDRIRARSARPRESATADWQHAAEEQSARSRAAGFEDLIELGLLLAGLDDDRREALVLTQFLGLSYAEAAEVSGCPVGTVRSRVSRAREDLLRAQEETDSAM; from the coding sequence GTGTCCATCGGCCGTGGCAGCGACGACGAGCGGATCACCGCGCTCGCACTCGCTGGTGGCCGCGGGGATCGGGCCGCGCTGGAACGCTGGGTCCGCGAGACCCAGGCGGATGTGTGGCGGTTCCTCGCCCACCGCACCAGCCCGGCCGAGGCCGACGACCTGACCCAGGAGACGTACCTGCGGGCGTTCGGTTCGCTGCCCCGGTTCGCCGCCCGGTCCTCGTCACGGACCTGGCTGCTGTCGATCGCCCGGCGCGTGGTCGTGGACCGGATCCGCGCGCGCTCGGCGCGGCCGCGCGAATCGGCCACCGCGGACTGGCAGCACGCCGCCGAGGAGCAGTCCGCACGCAGCCGGGCGGCGGGGTTCGAGGACCTGATCGAGCTCGGCCTGCTGCTGGCCGGGCTCGACGACGACCGGCGGGAAGCGCTGGTGCTGACGCAGTTTCTCGGCCTGTCCTACGCCGAGGCCGCCGAGGTGTCCGGCTGCCCGGTCGGCACCGTCCGCTCGCGGGTCTCCCGCGCGCGCGAAGATCTGCTGCGCGCGCAGGAGGAAACCGACAGCGCGATGTGA
- a CDS encoding PepSY-associated TM helix domain-containing protein, producing the protein MSLPTSEPAASNLTPDPEPPRANWAAIRPLLLRLHFYAGVFVGPFLLIAAVTGLAYIWTPQVEQAVYARELHVPAAASAIPLDRQIAIARAEVPDGKLARVRPAPSATDTTQVVFDRPALEPSYHYTVFVDPHTGEVRGALETYGSGQALPIRGWIDTLHRNLQLGDFGRLYSELAASWLWVVVLAGLALWFGRRRSVRRARGRRRLLSWHGTAGLWTAAALLFLSATGLTWSLHAGANITDLRSAWDWTTPSVTASAPATPGDVGWQSVREATVRAGLADPVQITPPAKPGDNYVVAQVGRSWPEKQDSMTVDPGTGQVAGTLRFADYPLAAKLSRWGIDAHMGLLFGVANQIVLTVVGVALICLVVWGYRMWWLRRPVRDAAGLPRPPARGAWRRIPGRVLAPVLLGMAVLGWFLPVFGVSLLAFLAVDVLLGLRREVTR; encoded by the coding sequence ATGTCACTGCCGACTTCAGAGCCGGCTGCCTCGAATCTCACCCCGGACCCGGAGCCACCCCGCGCGAACTGGGCGGCGATCCGGCCATTACTGCTGCGGCTGCACTTCTACGCCGGCGTGTTCGTCGGGCCGTTCCTGCTGATCGCGGCGGTGACCGGGCTCGCCTACATCTGGACTCCGCAGGTGGAGCAGGCGGTCTACGCCCGCGAGCTGCACGTGCCGGCGGCCGCCAGTGCGATACCGCTCGACCGGCAGATCGCGATCGCGCGCGCCGAGGTGCCGGACGGCAAGCTGGCCCGGGTACGCCCGGCGCCGTCCGCGACCGACACGACACAGGTCGTCTTCGATCGGCCGGCGCTCGAGCCGAGTTACCACTACACGGTGTTCGTCGATCCCCACACCGGCGAGGTGCGGGGTGCGCTGGAGACCTACGGATCCGGCCAGGCACTGCCGATCCGCGGGTGGATCGACACCCTGCATCGCAACCTCCAACTGGGCGATTTCGGCCGCCTGTATAGCGAATTGGCGGCGAGCTGGCTGTGGGTGGTGGTGCTCGCGGGGCTCGCGTTGTGGTTCGGCAGGCGCCGGTCGGTCCGGCGTGCGCGCGGGCGGCGGCGGTTGCTGTCCTGGCACGGTACCGCCGGGCTGTGGACCGCGGCCGCGCTGCTGTTCCTGTCCGCCACCGGGCTCACCTGGTCGCTGCACGCGGGGGCGAACATCACCGACCTGCGGTCCGCGTGGGACTGGACCACTCCGTCGGTGACCGCGAGCGCGCCGGCTACTCCGGGCGACGTCGGGTGGCAGTCGGTGCGGGAGGCCACGGTGCGCGCGGGGCTGGCGGACCCGGTGCAGATCACTCCGCCGGCCAAGCCCGGCGACAACTACGTCGTGGCGCAGGTCGGGCGGAGCTGGCCGGAGAAACAGGACTCGATGACCGTCGACCCGGGCACCGGGCAGGTCGCCGGGACGCTGCGATTCGCCGATTATCCGCTCGCCGCGAAGCTGAGCCGTTGGGGCATCGACGCGCATATGGGTCTGTTGTTCGGAGTGGCCAACCAGATCGTGCTCACCGTGGTCGGGGTGGCGCTGATCTGCCTGGTGGTCTGGGGATACCGGATGTGGTGGCTGCGCAGGCCTGTCCGGGACGCTGCGGGGTTGCCCCGCCCACCGGCGCGCGGGGCCTGGCGGCGGATCCCCGGCCGGGTGCTCGCGCCGGTGCTGCTCGGGATGGCGGTGCTCGGGTGGTTCCTGCCGGTGTTCGGGGTTTCGCTGCTCGCCTTCCTCGCCGTGGACGTGCTGCTGGGCCTGCGCCGGGAGGTGACCCGGTGA
- a CDS encoding zf-HC2 domain-containing protein produces the protein MENVSCEIFREALSARLDGEAGPVPEDEVDAHLETCAACRSWYERSASLRRSMLVRAAPAVPDLTARIMAETPPPPREKWGLRVALALVGLVQCGLAFAQLLGMDTGMHDAHGGVMEGHLLNESAAWNLAVGVGLLWAALRTRAASGLLPMITGFVVVLGVLTTGDLIGDRVTAARVLSHTFLVLGLMLLFAVHRQHRAQHQPGPDLTDAVDTGEETSVQQRGALGLVRPQGKRGRTAQRPTGRRRAA, from the coding sequence ATGGAGAACGTGAGCTGTGAAATCTTCCGTGAAGCCCTTTCGGCACGGCTGGACGGCGAGGCCGGGCCGGTGCCCGAGGACGAGGTCGACGCGCACCTCGAAACCTGCGCCGCGTGCCGGAGCTGGTACGAGCGCAGCGCCTCGCTCCGCCGGTCGATGCTGGTGCGCGCCGCACCCGCGGTCCCCGATCTGACCGCGCGGATCATGGCGGAGACCCCGCCCCCGCCGCGGGAGAAGTGGGGGCTGCGGGTCGCGCTCGCGCTGGTCGGGCTGGTGCAGTGCGGGCTGGCCTTCGCGCAACTGCTGGGTATGGACACCGGCATGCACGACGCGCACGGCGGGGTCATGGAAGGGCACCTGCTCAACGAGAGCGCGGCGTGGAACCTGGCGGTCGGCGTCGGCCTGCTGTGGGCGGCGCTGCGCACGCGTGCCGCCTCCGGGCTGTTACCGATGATCACCGGGTTCGTGGTCGTACTGGGCGTGCTCACGACCGGCGACCTGATCGGTGATCGCGTCACCGCCGCGAGGGTGCTGTCCCACACCTTCCTGGTGCTCGGGCTGATGCTGCTGTTCGCCGTGCACCGCCAGCATCGCGCGCAACACCAGCCGGGTCCGGATCTCACCGACGCGGTGGACACCGGCGAGGAAACCTCGGTGCAGCAACGAGGTGCACTCGGGCTGGTCCGTCCGCAGGGAAAGCGCGGGCGTACGGCGCAACGGCCCACCGGACGGCGCCGGGCCGCTTGA
- a CDS encoding DUF5134 domain-containing protein — MITDSGLRWILTLVFAMAAAFCLYRCVRRAQFTGSVSEVLHTLMCAGMVSMAWPATMSFARLPQIILFAAAAVWFAVTARGHGWFAWTHHTLMMAGMAWMVFAMPSAMAGMTMTMTGGEHAAMGHAGMDHAGMTMNRPTHVVIVAVVLTVFFVVAGLVWLSRAIDAARGERRPGQRTTGLAMEGVMSLGMGVMTLAMI; from the coding sequence GTGATCACGGACTCCGGATTACGCTGGATCCTCACGCTCGTTTTCGCCATGGCTGCGGCATTCTGCCTGTATCGCTGCGTGCGCCGGGCACAGTTCACCGGCTCGGTTTCGGAAGTACTGCACACGCTGATGTGTGCGGGCATGGTCAGCATGGCGTGGCCGGCGACGATGAGTTTCGCGCGGCTGCCGCAGATCATTCTCTTCGCCGCGGCGGCGGTGTGGTTCGCGGTGACGGCCCGTGGGCACGGCTGGTTCGCCTGGACGCATCACACGCTGATGATGGCCGGCATGGCGTGGATGGTCTTCGCGATGCCATCGGCGATGGCGGGGATGACCATGACGATGACCGGCGGTGAGCACGCCGCGATGGGCCACGCCGGTATGGACCACGCCGGAATGACCATGAACCGGCCGACGCATGTGGTGATCGTCGCGGTCGTGCTGACGGTGTTCTTCGTGGTGGCCGGGCTGGTCTGGCTGTCTCGCGCGATCGATGCGGCCCGGGGTGAGCGGCGGCCCGGCCAGCGCACGACGGGGCTCGCGATGGAAGGCGTGATGAGCCTCGGGATGGGCGTGATGACGCTCGCGATGATCTGA